The genomic segment tatactgtaaagatatagatccgatattaaaatacctggttttctttgaaatgttgcaaaaaaattatataaaaaaaatattttttttcatgcatacggccaagtttctcaaaaaataaaaaaaaatcatattgtattttcatacaacaaaaacaattacagaaaatgtttagcatgtattttggttttaataattagtttattaaagccatgagaactaagccaatattttaaaatacccaaaaaatatttttgtttttttagtaactgggattatgaatttatatgtaaaatgtaTTCCCGAtgttaaaatgtattttttttatagacattagaacgattaggtttttacctgataagataaggacttCTTTATCGAGCAGGACTTTTGTTAACCCATAGACATaccaataattagaaaacacaacaagaccttagttttttttttatcagacgattaaacaatgcaacttactttaggtagggcgtatttggggtgttagtaccttccctttacgcaaccagtctccatACCCGATCCccgagactagttagggtttctaatgatcaaaatactaggtggcgactctcattcCCTGTTTCCAcggataaaagacaagaattccttgtctgcTCCATTTTTCAATTTCCAGATACTTAAAAGAGTAGACGATCGTCGCGATATTGCACACGTGCAACAAACCACATGGAACACCAGGGGTTAACAATAAATGCTCGTACAATCACCTAAGTTGAGTCGTCATGTACCAAAGTTGAGCCATCTCATAACTAAGCTGGGTTGTCTGAGCCTTAACTTATTCTCGTACAATCGCCTAGACGACCATAGATTGGGAGTGCCAACCCGATTGCGAGGAACAAAAGGTCAATACACTACGACTCGTTTGTATATCCTCAATCATAGTGTTTGAGATACCATAAACTCGATTCCTATCgagtccaccagacgatccaacctccaaccacaaatccaAATCGAGTTTTGGATGGGTCGAATGATCATCCTTGTATCTCTCCTACAAACGGGTATTATATGTTtcctgaaaaaagaaaaaaaatcaacaaattaaaaaaatataacttaataaaaaaattgttaaaatccaATTTACCGTGAACTTTTGAGCTTGGCTATCCACAAGCTATTATGCTCCTTTCCAACAGTCGTCATTTTGCATGTGAGTTTTAACAAAAAGCTTTATCGATCTTGAATCATGTCCAAGACCTGTAACCTGCAAAAGAGAGTTATTGTTTGttaaacattaaatattttcatataaaacaacaataaaaaaaatatacataataaaacaaaatcttacCATCCTCTTTACAAgcaaaatgaacaaaatgaatTTAGTAAAAGTTTAGACACATGTCAATTAACTAGTATCCTAGACCaaagggtttcatcatggatttagcAGCATATAAGTTCGCTCTCAGCCTATTCCCTTTAGATAAAATGCTTCTTGttcatttgataattttgtCGTAACCGCCTTAGCTCAACCCATGATCTGATTTAGTGGTGAACACCTGTGTAACAATcgataatttattatgatttgtgGAACCAtaccataatggttcgtcaaaatcttttaattagTTCTTCATCTACAATTGAACATTCACATGCATtaccctgattcattctcattgcatccataatcaTACTCCTATAAcgattattattatcatttacaATTCCATTCACATTGCTAGAACTAAAAGTCGATTCAACCATCCTTTATACCATGATCTTGTATGGAACATATGATTCTACATGTGCAAACCAACACTAGTACTTCTCTAAGCACTTTTTTTTCTAGAAGATGTATCGTAATAACATCTAGatcaagaaaattttatttttacaccttttCATGGAAATTTAATACCGCATCCactaatatttttggattagaTAGTGTGTATTTAATAAAACGCTTAACGCcattacaataatttatttCGCTCAACCTTTAAGGTGAAATTCGATACATCCAAGAACGATCGATAATTACATATATGAaatctatatagaatattgatgaaaaCATGTATTGATTAATAATGTGAACTAAAGAAATTATCGATGCCCAACTAATTAGCTATCATTAGTTTAActgaaatttattcaatttattttaatagtacccttaaatcattattaattttctataaaaGTTCAAATTCCTTTAAATTTGTTGAGATTTTCagcttaacaataaaattgataaaattatgaaatgtacttattaaataagtcattatttaAGTCATAATGTAatgttttattctttctttatttttatgtagtaaaaaacttaatgaaatggaaaaaatgaaatgaatgaagaataaattgaaatttgggtCAAGACAACACAAATTGAAAGCTTTGAGGATTAATGAGGGTGAAATTATAAATCTAGGAGTCAATTttgatagaaattaaaagaattaataagtttggggacttaattgaatttggaattagtttaattaatgaaacgAGGggattaattgaagaaataccaaAGTTTTGGGGTTGATTTGGGTCAAAATTGCAAGAATTAAAGTCtgaggaccaaagtgaaaatcCAGGGGTACAATAggtagtttaattgattttttcaaggataattttgaaagaattaaaagttaaagAGTCAATTAAGAACTAAATTAGAAACCAACGACTCTTTTGTAAATAGTGCTGGAATGCAGGGGTCCAATTGCAATTAATccagggcaaaaaaaaaattttaaaaagaagaaatttcctTGAATAAGAGCCTGATTGCAAGATATCAGAACTTTAGTGTCCAAATTGAAGAATGACCAACTCAGTCGAAAACAATGTCGTTTCTACATGtactgtttcttcttcttgttccttTGGAACTGAAAATCCGCctgcaaaaaaggaaaagaagagcgAAATGATGGTGTCCCCATCCTACCATCACCACAACCAAGGTCACCCCATATGGCTTGGCTAGATCCAGCCCAAAAATgatagatatttgttttttctatcataGAAAATTAAAGGCCACCGTGATGTATCAgtgtgataatttattttattataaaacacttaagttacaaaatcaaacttattttcatcaaatgacaaacaaatataattttttaaaatttcaaacaaaccataacatgcacaaatcatataataaatttatatggaaaaacgctataaaacaagtaaacacacaaacaaattACATGTACTACATCAAAatgcaacaaaagaaaatcaatattttaaaaatgggtTACCACAAAAAAAGGATAGTTTTGTTACTTGATGTGGTGAATATTCAAAACACATGGAACCAGAATAGGGTTGCTGACAGACTTAGTGTTGGGGTGACTAGATTTGTAATGATGATAGCTTGATTTGTGACAAAATATATGGGTATTGTGTgttgttttatgcaaaatgaaaaggaagaagaagaaatgagggaGGAGGAGAGGGGGGTCATCTATCAAGatataacataaatattatcaaCAGACAACAAGTATTAGTAAAGAGTATATTTTTTCGGTAATTTTATCTGTAATAATgacactatatttttttcattccttcATTTCCAACTGTATTTTCCTTAGCATTCaccgataaaaaatttatatcagTGTATACTGAGAGAAATAGCAAGGAAATATTCCGTCAATAAAAATCATTGTGATTTACtaacgagtttttttttgtcaatattttcatttgtatttattaattttatagttgtaatatatattgaataatgaaccgtgaatctctctctctctctctctcaatttaattttaattttaactttgtaAGTTTGATGAAAACAGTGGCAAAACCGCCAAACCTCAAGAATGGTGTTTCCTTGTCGatcaatttttaacatttttcaaCATTCTTCCTCAACAAATTGGACTATTTAATGCAaagcttttatttataataaaaaaaaccgcaAGACAGCATGATTGCACAGCATGACATTTCTTTATTTAGCTAAAGTATTAAAGCAAAAAGTCCCTGCTCCTATATATCATGACTTGTGAGAATAGTGATCCAACTAAGCTTTGCTGGATATGAATTCCACTTCATTTCTTAATCCCATTTGTTGTGGAAGAGGTGGGATGCTTTGTTCATGCCTGAAGAAATTATCAGGATCAACTTTGGTCTTGACATGCACCAACCTGTAGAAGTTATCCTTGAAGTAGCTGGTACCAAAAGCAGTCGCTTCGACAAAACTTGTTTTAGAATTTCTGTTCATGCCCAAATCAAGATCCCTGTAATTAGCATATGCTTCCCTAGGATTCTTTGAGACATAAGGTGTCATGTAACTGTAAACCTTCCTAGTCCAATTTATATGCTTTGCAACGTTTTCCGTTGCATCTTGCCAACTGGACCAGTAAAGGATCATGAACTTGGTACCGTTTCTATGAGGGAAAGGAGTCTGAGATTCTGAAATTTGGTTCATCATCCCACCATAAGGAGTAAACACTACTAGAGGACTCTCTGCTTCAAATAACTTCTCCCATAACCCTTCAAGTGCCTTTTCAGGTATGGGTTTTCTGGCATAGTCAGATTTGCCTTTGAAGTAGGCCCTGTCCATGTTAATTCTTTGAAGGAGAACTTCAGGAGGAGTATTATTTGCAAAGCCTGACATATATACAGTAGAATTGATCCAGTTTGTTTCGATACAATCCTGTCGTGTCAAACCCAATTCAGGGAAGCTGTGTTTCATTACCTGGAGAAGTCTGTTGGCGTCACCAAGAAACATGGCATTGTAAGAGGTGGTGATAGTTCTTTTACCTTGACTACTGACATTAGCTGTCTGAATTTGAACTCTGATGAAAAGATCCTCGTCTAGTTGATCAGCAATTTGTTGCCATCTATAGAGGAGTTCAGTTGCACCTTGTTCTAACGTCTTGGTAACGGTGAATACTGTCACAGCGGATGGTACAGGAACTAATTTTACCTTCCAGGCGGTGACGATTCCGAAGCTGCCACCTGCGCCTCCTCTGATGGCCCAAAAAAGGTCTTCGCCCATGGCTTTTCGGTCTAGAAGTCTTCCATGAACATCAATTATATGTGCATCAACGACATTGTCGACTGCAAGGCCATATTTTCGCAACATGGCACCATATGCACCTCCTGAAATGTGCCCACCCATGCCTAAACTTGAGCAAGTACCAGCTGGGAAGCCATGAATTTTGCTTTTCTCATAAATTCTGTAGTAAAGTTCGCCATTCGTGGCACCCGTCTGAACCCACGCGCTGTTGTGCTCAATATCAACGCTGATGGACCGGAACTTGGCAAGGTCCACAACGATGAAAGGTGACTCAATTTCTGAAACATAAGAGAGTGCCTCAAAATCATGGCCTCCGCTACGGACTCTAAGGTGAATTCCAAGCTGCTTAGAGCAAATAACAACTGCTTGGATGTGAGATTCTTGTAAAGGAGTGAAGATAAACTCAGGTTTCGGTACTTCAGGCAAGGTGAACCTGAGGTTTtgagcagaagattgtaaaaCACTAGTGAAGGAAGAGTTTTTTGGAGTATACAAGACAGTGGAAAAAGGAAAGGATGATTCTGAATTTCTTGAGAGACATTTCAGAAACCTATCCTGAAGTGCATGTGAAACTATAAATGGAGATAGGAGTAGGACCAGAAGTATTGAAAGTATGGAAGAACTTGAAGGCACCATTTTGCTTGCTTTCTTGCTTCTTTGTTGTCTTCAAGAATTGAAGTCTCAAGGTGCTCTTATAGAGGAGCTGTGAGGAGTTGATCTTAAATTGGTTTAATCATTACATTATCCTAGAAATATAATATTACTCTGAATTCTTTGTagtaaaatgtttaattatgaCATTAGAATTGAATTGTGATTCTAAACAATTGATATATCTGTGATCTTGtatcttttatttcaatttttttggaaatttatatatattattaaagtataatataaattatattttgggatctcatctaatagtttaaactattgAATTAATATGGTTCTATAATATGGTATCAGATTTTTGATAATCAACCGGTTATGATTTTGAATATTatcattcctatttattttataaaaattaagtacaagataGTGTAAgtctttataaattttaaggttaAAGGATTTTAACTTaagagaatatattaaaaaaaaatataatttgtatattattaaattaatatagatattttacATGTATAATTAACCATTCAATGCACGTGTCTATTGAAAGTTTTAGTTAATTGAACGTGTCAAACTTTCTTGCATTTGGGAagggtatttgtttttattgataataCGTGAGCCAACGTCAGCAGAAAGGAGGAGGATACGGAAGGCTGTACTCCGAATCGATGTCGGAATTGGCCACAAATACAAAACAGTGTTCTTGTCTATAGGTTTTTGTTAGCTGTCAATGCCCGTGTATCTTCTGGTTTGATTTTTACGTTGTCTGCTTTGATTTTTACAGCGTCGTCTTCTGgttttatcaataaattatatatatatataaaatacagtGGATCTTCCTTTTATGTTGTCTGCTTTTATAGAGCATGACTTGACGGAGTAAGATCTTCTGTTatctaaaataaagattttctgatttttttttatatatatttgtgtaaaTGAATGTGCTTAAGGTTCTTTATTAAACTTTCAAGTTGGACCAAGTGAGAGCTTCtaatatctcaattttattgaaAGTTTCATCGCCATCGATTAtctcttttataattttccATTAAATGTGGGTACTCTCATTCAACAACTAGGTCACACAATTTACCCGTATTTCTTATGACGTCTGCATCTAATCTATAATCCTTTTCACTTTTCTCAACTAATGTCTAGTGACTTCAGTGTCTTCCTTACAAAGTGACCACCCTCTTCGGTCTAGGAGCGGTATTGGATGTTCTTGCTGCCATAGCCCTAACTAGCTGCTCCATGAAGGTAAGATATCAATATATGGGTTAGGCACAACTATCAGCACCATCGGTGGGGGTTTATCATCTTGTCTCTGCTCCTCTGCAGCCCCGGGCAACGATACCTTTGCCTGATGGGATGCAGAATCATCCTGATGCCATGCTGATTCACCCTTCTCAAAGTGAGCTGACGCTGCATGTAGGTGGGAGGCATTATCCGTCAATGGATGCCCCTATGGTTCACTACCATACAATGAATTATACCCTCTTCTCTGTATAGGGAAGGATCCGTGCTGGCTCTCTGTATACGAACCATCcacaatatgtttttaaattcacATCAATATTCCAATCCAATCCTTGAATTTTCAACCAGATGCTTTAATACGAAATTATAACATCCCAATTACAGAGACAACACACCAAtcataatatagaaaaaaaaacatggtaaatcttttttttaaaaaaaacaacgtcATTAAAAGGTCATCAAAATTTCTATCAAAATTTCGGGCACAATCTCTTCTATACCGGAAAAtctcaagttatcgacaaaCAATTTATACGcttctattaattattattcaatcaTGACTCAATCATCCTGAGTCTCAATTTTCATCAACGCTCATTGGTACAACCATAATTTTCCAAATATCCAAATAATAACAATGAGtattaattagtaattaaatgagaaaaaaat from the Populus nigra chromosome 9, ddPopNigr1.1, whole genome shotgun sequence genome contains:
- the LOC133702598 gene encoding monolignol oxidoreductase AtBBE-like 13; translated protein: MVPSSSSILSILLVLLLSPFIVSHALQDRFLKCLSRNSESSFPFSTVLYTPKNSSFTSVLQSSAQNLRFTLPEVPKPEFIFTPLQESHIQAVVICSKQLGIHLRVRSGGHDFEALSYVSEIESPFIVVDLAKFRSISVDIEHNSAWVQTGATNGELYYRIYEKSKIHGFPAGTCSSLGMGGHISGGAYGAMLRKYGLAVDNVVDAHIIDVHGRLLDRKAMGEDLFWAIRGGAGGSFGIVTAWKVKLVPVPSAVTVFTVTKTLEQGATELLYRWQQIADQLDEDLFIRVQIQTANVSSQGKRTITTSYNAMFLGDANRLLQVMKHSFPELGLTRQDCIETNWINSTVYMSGFANNTPPEVLLQRINMDRAYFKGKSDYARKPIPEKALEGLWEKLFEAESPLVVFTPYGGMMNQISESQTPFPHRNGTKFMILYWSSWQDATENVAKHINWTRKVYSYMTPYVSKNPREAYANYRDLDLGMNRNSKTSFVEATAFGTSYFKDNFYRLVHVKTKVDPDNFFRHEQSIPPLPQQMGLRNEVEFISSKA